GATTTCTGCTGAAACATCGTTCCGATATTTTTTTAGTTCTTCTGATTTTACTAATAAATTACGTCGGCTTTCATCTAAACGCAAGAATTCTACTAATATCTCCTCTTTTACACCACGGCTTTTCAATTTTGCTTGAACCTCATCAAAATTTTGACGAATCATTTTTACATCTAACATAATTACTCCTCCTTCAATTTTAAAGCTACATGGGCTAGCACATATAGCTAAATAACATTGTAAAAAAAAAGCCACTCCATCCCTAGAAAAAAATTCTTGGGACGAAATGACTTGAATTTCGCGGTACCACCCAAGTTCAGCTATAACGCTGCCCTTGTAATGCAGATAACGGCTACGACCGGTCTGACTTATTTCGTCAAACGCATGTAATAGAGACGGACTTCTTTATAGTAGAATATTTGCTCTCACCACCGCAAACTCTCTTTAATTCAGCACTATAAATACTTTTTCTCTTTGCTTGTCATTAGGATACAAAACTTTTGTTTAGATGTCAACCTCAGTATATCAATTTCTTTTTAAAGGTAAATGAATAATAAACGATGTCCAACGATTATCCGAAGTCGCATAGATATAGCCGCCATGCAGAGCTATAATGCTTTGTGCGATTGCTAAACCAAGACCTGTCCCGCCCGTTTCTTGTGAGCGAGACTCTTCGACACGATAGAAACGATCGAATAATTGATCAAGAGATTTCTTAGGAATCGGGGGGCCATCATTTCTAACGGCGATTACAGCCTCGGTTCCAACTTTTTCAACATCTATAACAATGTTTTTACCACCTTTACCATATTTAAGTGCATTTGATAGTAAATTATTGAAGACACGAACTAATTTTTCAGTATCTCCATCCATTTTTATTGATGTAGGGTTAGCGTTGACTTGAATGGTCATATTATTTTTATCAGCTTCTAGTTCGAAATCAGCGGCAAGCTGTTCAACCAGTTGAGTCATATCAAAGTTGATCGTATTAATAGGGACAGAAGGTTGGCGAACTTTCGTATATTCAAAGAGATCATCAACAAGTAATTTCATCTGTTTTGCTTTTACATAAGCTGTATGGGTATATTTCAACAAATCTTCTTCATTGTGAAATTGCCGATCTTCGATCAAACCTAAATATCCTATAATAGAAGTTAAAGGTGTTCTAATATCATGACTCACATTTGTGATAAGCTCATCTTTTGATTTTTCAATTTTACGTTCGTCTTCAATAGCTGCAACGGTGCTATCAACCAAACCGTTGATGCTAGTAACAACTTTTGCTAAATCACCGCTCAGCTCAAAAGGAATACGGTGGTCGTAATTACCATCAGCGATATAGTGCAGCTCACTGATAATATGCCGCAACTGCATTTGACGATAACGACGAATCAAACGCCAATACAATACAGCGACGTCTACTATAAAAAAGATTGGAATAACAAATTTACTCAAACTCCAAAATAAATCTGTATTTAGCTCGGTTGCAAAAGCACCTTTAGTTGCCCAGATGATGCCTTGTAATGTTTGGTTACCACTAAGAATAACTGTAATTGAAACATTTAATAGAAGTAACAGGATGATCGTGACGATTCCTTCAGCAAGTAATTCGCTAATTTCCTTTGATGTTAGGGTGATTCTTTTTTGTTTTTCGATTTTCTTTTGTCTAACGAGCATCGATCTTATATCCAACTCCCCAAACTGTTTGAATGACTTTTTCTCCGCCAGTTGCTTCTTCTATCTTATCTCTCAAGTGACTTACATGAACCATAACCGTTTTTGCAGAAACAATGCTTTCTTGCTGCCATACACGTTCAAAAATTTCATCAGCACTAAAAACACGATTAGGGTGGCTAGCTAATAGATACAAAATACCAAACTCTAAAGCAGTTAATTGAATTTCTTTTCCTTCAACTGTTTTTACTTCGTGGGAATCTTTGTTGATGATTAATGATCCTATTTCGAGTACATCAGGTTCATCTGCTTTCAGTTGCATTTGACTACGTCTTAAAATAGATTTAACTCGAGCCATAACTTCTAATGGATTGAATGGTTTTGTAACATAATCATCAGCTCCAGCTACCAAACCTTTTATTTTATCCATATCAGTTGTTTTAGCAGTCAACATAATAATAGGAATTTGAGATTCCTTACGCAATTCTTTCACTACTTGCATACCGTCCATGATTGGCATCATGATATCTAAGATAAGTAAATCAATATCTGAAATTGTTCGAATCTTGGACAATGCCTCTTTTCCATCGTAAGCTTTAACCACCTCATACCCCTCATTGTGAATATAAATGCTCAGTAGTTCTACAATCTCTTTATCATCATCAGCAACTAAAATTTTCATATCATTCATTTCCTCCATATATATAGTAGAATTCTTCTTCTTCATTCTAACAAAAAAATAGAAAAATTGACAAAAACAAAGAGAAGTTACGGTAAATTTAGAATATGTTACCAAAAATTAAGAAATAGGGGGAAAAGAGCTGGTTTTTTGCTCAAAAACGAACAATAAAGAACAAAAGTAATAAAACAATCGGTAACGAAAAAAAGTTTAAAAAAAGTGCAAATTTTAGTTGACCTGAGCCCGTAAACTTGGTATATTATATCTTGTCGCAAGGCACTGATGTAACACGCCAAACGATCACATAACATAACAAACCAAGTTTGAAAAAAACTTTGGGAATCAGCGAGAAAGTTGTTGACAAACGACGGACGACCTGATAAACTAGTGAAGTTGTCGCAGAAACGAGTGACAATCAACTAAAATAGAATAACAATTCAAGTTTGAAAAAACTTGAAAAATCAGCGAGAAAGTTGTTGACAAACAACGAGTAACCTGATAAACTAATGAAGTTGTCACGAAACATTCGATAACACCAAGCAGAAAAAAACTTTGAAACTTTTTTAAAAAAGTGTTGACATCGAATCGAAGATTTGATATGATATAAAAGTTGCTGCGAGGTAACACAGTAGACCTTTGAAAACTGAACAAAGTAAGACGAACCAAATGTGTAGGTTGTTTTTACAACGGTAAAAACAAACAACAATTTTTAACAAAGCGAAGCAATATGCTAGCAAACAAATGAGCTTAACAATTTTCGGATTGTGTTCAACTTTTATTATGAGAGTTTGATCCTGGCTCAGGACGAACGCTGGCGGCGTGCCTAATACATGCAAGTCGAACGCTTCTTTTCTACCGAGTGCTTGCACTCATTTGAAAAGAGGAGTGGCGGACGGGTGAGTAACACGTGGGTAACCTACCCATCAGAGGGGGATAACACTTGGAAACAGGTGCTAATACCGCATAATAGTCGACACCGCATGGTGTTGATTTGAAAGACGCTTTCGGGTGTCACTGATGGATGGACCCGCGGTGCATTAGCTAGTTGGTGAGGTAACGGCTCACCAAGGCCATGATGCATAGCCGACCTGAGAGGGTGATCGGCCACACTGGGACTGAGACACGGCCCAGACTCCTACGGGAGGCAGCAGTAGGGAATCTTCGGCAATGGACGAAAGTCTGACCGAGCAACGCCGCGTGAGTGAAGAAGGTTTTCGGATCGTAAAACTCTGTTGTTAGAGAAGAACAAGTAGGAGAGTAACTGCTCTTACCTTGACGGTATCTAACCAGAAAGCCACGGCTAACTACGTGCCAGCAGCCGCGGTAATACGTAGGTGGCAAGCGTTGTCCGGATTTATTGGGCGTAAAGCGAGCGCAGGCGGTTTCTTAAGTCTGATGTGAAAGCCCCCGGCTCAACCGGGGAGGGTCATTGGAAACTGGGAGACTTGAGTGCAGAAGAGGAGAGTGGAATTCCATGTGTAGCGGTGAAATGCGTAGATATATGGAGGAACACCAGTGGCGAAGGCGACTCTCTGGTCTGTAACTGACGCTGAGGCTCGAAAGCGTGGGGAGCAAACAGGATTAGATACCCTGGTAGTCCACGCCGTAAACGATGAGTGCTAAGTGTTGGAGGGTTTCCGCCCTTCAGTGCTGCAGCTAACGCATTAAGCACTCCGCCTGGGGAGTACGACCGCAAGGTTGAAACTCAAAGGAATTGACGGGGGCCCGCACAAGCGGTGGAGCATGTGGTTTAATTCGAAGCAACGCGAAGAACCTTACCAGGTCTTGACATCCTTTGACCACTCTAGAGATAGAGCTTTCCCTTCGGGGACAAAGTGACAGGTGGTGCATGGTTGTCGTCAGCTCGTGTCGTGAGATGTTGGGTTAAGTCCCGCAACGAGCGCAACCCTTATTGTTAGTTGCCATCATTCAGTTGGGCACTCTAGCGAGACTGCCGGTGACAAACCGGAGGAAGGTGGGGATGACGTCAAATCATCATGCCCCTTATGACCTGGGCTACACACGTGCTACAATGGGAAGTACAACGAGTCGCTAGGCCGCGAGGTCATGCAAATCTCTTAAAGCTTCTCTCAGTTCGGATTGTAGGCTGCAACTCGCCTACATGAAGCCGGAATCGCTAGTAATCGCGGATCAGCACGCCGCGGTGAATACGTTCCCGGGCCTTGTACACACCGCCCGTCACACCACGAAAGTTTGTAACACCCGAAGTCGGTGAGGTAACCCTTGTGGAGCCAGCCGCCTAAGGTGGGATAGATGATTGGGGTGAAGTCGTAACAAGGTAGCCGTATCGGAAGGTGCGGCTGGATCACCTCCTTTCTAAGGAATATTACGGAAA
This genomic stretch from Enterococcus haemoperoxidus ATCC BAA-382 harbors:
- a CDS encoding sensor histidine kinase, whose amino-acid sequence is MLVRQKKIEKQKRITLTSKEISELLAEGIVTIILLLLLNVSITVILSGNQTLQGIIWATKGAFATELNTDLFWSLSKFVIPIFFIVDVAVLYWRLIRRYRQMQLRHIISELHYIADGNYDHRIPFELSGDLAKVVTSINGLVDSTVAAIEDERKIEKSKDELITNVSHDIRTPLTSIIGYLGLIEDRQFHNEEDLLKYTHTAYVKAKQMKLLVDDLFEYTKVRQPSVPINTINFDMTQLVEQLAADFELEADKNNMTIQVNANPTSIKMDGDTEKLVRVFNNLLSNALKYGKGGKNIVIDVEKVGTEAVIAVRNDGPPIPKKSLDQLFDRFYRVEESRSQETGGTGLGLAIAQSIIALHGGYIYATSDNRWTSFIIHLPLKRN
- a CDS encoding response regulator transcription factor; the protein is MNDMKILVADDDKEIVELLSIYIHNEGYEVVKAYDGKEALSKIRTISDIDLLILDIMMPIMDGMQVVKELRKESQIPIIMLTAKTTDMDKIKGLVAGADDYVTKPFNPLEVMARVKSILRRSQMQLKADEPDVLEIGSLIINKDSHEVKTVEGKEIQLTALEFGILYLLASHPNRVFSADEIFERVWQQESIVSAKTVMVHVSHLRDKIEEATGGEKVIQTVWGVGYKIDAR